The Acropora palmata chromosome 10, jaAcrPala1.3, whole genome shotgun sequence genome contains a region encoding:
- the LOC141894112 gene encoding uncharacterized protein LOC141894112 isoform X2: protein MRFPSTLECYSTGKIWFFRQWADVNFPHFLQRSLVCFYGFFWEMFFLHYGTQSK, encoded by the exons ATGAGG TTTCCTTCGACTTTGGAGTGTTATTCAACTggtaaaatttggttttttcgGCAGTGGGCAGACGTCAACTTCCC GCATTTCTTGCAGAGATCTCTGGTGTGCTTCTACGGTTTTTTCTG ggaaatgtttttcttacaCTATGGTACGCAGTCAAAATAA
- the LOC141894112 gene encoding uncharacterized protein LOC141894112 isoform X1 codes for MGIGNAYHSLGDYRKALEYHEKRLKIAKEIGDRAGEAEAYRNIGNAYSFLEQFENAVDYFVSAVDAFNSLRSLLKSQDNWKVTFREQHETTYTALWRSLIRIEKFDEALFAAEQGRAQTLSDNLLIHYKLPTSLSADLTDTKETISRLFTELSTPTIFLATEGLTVYIWFLRRENKVAFRRGRLEGDRKERDPIHALLQSSLEKISMEARGEGPRKLPLLHLDNPFKPFYDAVIDPIVDMLEPQDDELLIIPNGALGLTPWAAVIESMRIRTVPSLTSYQLILCPRRLSQENRGAFGRKSELKKIEKTLTLCSRGRRLTLCSRRSRNDCIIFQHQTPNRETGNKS; via the coding sequence atgggaATTGGCAATGCTTACcattcactgggtgactatcgaaaagcccttgagtatcatgaaaagcgattgaaaattgcaaaagaaatcggtgatcgggcggGAGAAGCAGAAGCTTATCGCAACATTGGAAATGCATACTCTTTTCTTGAACAATTCGAAAACGCGGtggattattttgtttccGCTGTGGATGCCTTCAATTCTTTGAGATCTCTTTTGAAGTCACAAGATAATTGGAAAGTAACGTTTCGTGAGCAGCACGAGACGACGTACACTGCCTTATGGAGGTCCTTGAtaagaattgaaaaatttgatGAGGCTTTGTTTGCGGCTGAGCAAGGAAGAGCGCAGACTTTGTCTGACAATTTGTTGATTCATTATAAACTACCTACGTCCTTGTCAGCTGACCTAACTGAcaccaaagaaacaatatcCCGCCTCTTCACAGAGCTTTCTACACCAACTATTTTTCTAGCAACTGAAGGACTTACCGTTTACATCTGGTTTCTGAGAAGGGAAAACAAAGTTGCATTTCGAAGAGGAAGGCTAGAGGGTGATAGAAAAGAGAGAGATCCCATACACGCCTTGCTGCAATCATCCTTAGAGAAAATAAGCATGGAAGCGCGAGGCGAAGGACCTCGAAAATTACCATTGCTGCATTTAGATAATCCCTTTAAGCCATTTTATGATGCAGTTATTGATCCAATTGTTGACATGCTTGAACCTCAAGACGACGAGTTGCTCATTATCCCTAATGGTGCGCTGGGCCTTACCCCATGGGCTGCAGTTATTGAATCGATGAGGATTCGTACTGTTCCATCActtacaagttatcaattgattTTGTGTCCCCGAAGGCTATCACAAGAGAACAGGGGTGcttttggtcggaaatccgAGCTtaagaaaattgagaaaacCCTTACATTGTGCTCAAGAGGAAGGCGACTTACATTGTGCTCAAGACGaagtagaaatgattgcatcaTTTTTCAACACCAGACCCCTAACAGGGagacaggcaacaaaagctga